aatAAATGTAAACTAAAATAACAAGgtgaaatatataatatataactaCAATCCTACAGTAAACTGTTGCCATGTTGTtcttaattatatatatataaactgcAACCAAGACAAGAAACCCTTTTTTCGCAGATTAATATTTAGAGATTTTGCAGGATCTTATTTCGTAAAAGGGACAATATTTAATATCATTTAACGATGTAAATAATGGGTTAAGTTAAAGCtggtttattatatatatacgcGCAGGGTATTAATTCCAAAAATGCTATTTGTACTTAGCCAATATATGTGAAAATATGCTGGTGGAGCATAATCACTCACtggcataaaataaaaataggacATTTTGATATTAAATTTTCTAAGTATGGTACATTGGCCTTAGGAAAAGTGATTTGTTCAAAAACCTTACTTGTTTGTTCTTATTTGATCTAGATTTAGAAGTTACATgctattaaatatatattttaatttcatttttaaaagatgCCTATTATAGAAGTTTACTTACTTGCGTTACTTGTGTTGACAATTTGCTAAAGGTGACAATGGGTTGCCGCCTTTAGCAAATCCTCTCACTCCAGGATTCCAGCCTGAAATGAACGTAAAGGACATAGCTAACACTCTTTTGGGGTCCAAGTATTGTACCATGTCCACAATACTGTTTGATGTAAGAGTTGTGTACGGATTATCAGGGATCAACGACAGGAAATTATCCAGCTGATTTTTGAAGCaacttgtagtacattgagtgaTTTGTCTGATCTCTTTCGACATTTGGTTGAATAAACGAGATCCATTGGTTCGAAAGCTGGTGAATTTCAAGGATTAGCTTTGGGGGTTTTGAGGTTTTCGATTCTATATAACAGGAACGCCCTTTTCTGTTAGCTGATTTTACAATTATGGGCACAGAAAGGTTGGGAACTAGATTTTCAAGGATTTTCCATACATATATAATACAGTATCAATGCGTGTACCCAAAGGGCCATCCAATTTCTCGTTGATAAAACTTGGTTTTTGGCACAGAAAATGTCAATATCCTTATCTATTTAACAATTAGCTCACCTAGTGTTTCCAATTTTGAATTTCCATTCGGGTGAAATCGAATTTTggaattttggatttttttcaattttggattttcaatttttcaatttcgaattttgaattttcatttttttttttaatttttaaattttttaattttggattttggatttttttttttaatttttagattggattttttcaaatttgaattttggatttcttcaatttaaagtttcaattCCTGACTACtatgtttttcaattttgggagttttattattttttaatttcacgcGTTACACAGGTCACCTGTTTAGATTTCCTACATTTTTTTGTCTAGTCACCACTAAGGGGGGTTGTCGCGCATGTTAGTTCATTCACTTATTTTCACTCTTTCAGACAATAGTCTAGAGAAAAGTTCAGACTAACAAATTTTTCTTGTCTACCCACCACGAAGGAGGGTGTTGCGCATGTAAGTCCGTAACCTTATTCGCAAGTGTGTCTTTTTTCACTCGTTCCTCTACTCTTTGATACACAATGGAAAAAGTATCGATGGAATATTCATCGCAACCTTTGAatgataaaaaaacacacaaagagATCAGCGATATTTTTAAGTCCATGTACCCTGGAGTAAGAGGGTTAAGCGAAAGATCAGTGAAGAGATTTTGCAGTAAACATAACATGACTTCGCGGAAGTCACAAGAAGAGATAAACAGATTGACAGCATCAGCAGTAAGAGAGGTATATATACAAATGTTCTTATcttattttattgaaatttgaTAAACAAATAAGAGATGAATATACTTTTCAACTTTTCAAGGTTGGACCCACGTACGGACGAAAAATGATGACGGGCTACATCAGACAAAAACACAATTTGAATGTAAGTCAAAAACGTGTTGCCAAAGCATTGACAATTGTCTCACCAGCAAATCAAGAAAGGAGGAGGACGGAAACCGAGCGGTTGCTGAATCCAGTGCCATATCAGGCGGATTACTTTGGTCATAAGCTACATATTGACCAGAACGAAAAGGTGGCAATGTATGGAGTAACTCATGTTGTAGCTATAGATGGACATACCCGGTATGTTACGGCAGGAACAACAATGgcaattaaaaacaactttaaaatacATGAAAATATATACATGTGAGAATTTCTTATCGCATTTAAATGTTtcgtgaatatatttaaatgcaGTTTTTTAAGCATATATTCCAACAATACGTTATTTCTTTTCCTCAGAAAAACCTTGGTAACATACGGAATACCTGATCAACTGCGAGTTGATTGCGGTAGAGAATTTTATTTAATCCTTGGAATGCAAGAGCATTTAGCAATGCTTCGTGGAAATCAAGCAATAGAATGTTATCGACAAACAGAATCCAAGCAggttagaaagaaaaaaaattaatcatgacaTTATAATACGCGGGATATTTGTTTCTTAATTATATCCTTTTAGAACCTCCCTATTGAAAGATTTTGGGTGGAGGTAAACTGTCGTGTAAATTATCCTTTAaaaacagttcttgtatttatGGAAAATGAAGAGATCATAGATATGTCAAACGACTGCGTAAAATTTTGTGTATCATTTGTTTCTTGCTTGGTAGCGAGTTATGGTCttaagattgttatttcttcgtGGAATAATCACCCTATTCCAGGTATATATCTTCATaaacaattaaataattattgttgtttctctttataccaaataaatttatttaacaaaaaattatggTTTCAAATGACCCCTTAGTGTTTTACAGCGaaattgttgtaaaaaaaatgtaataagcACTGCAAACAAGGTTGTCCGTATGGTTCGTATTGCTTGATtcccaaatttatttttttaggcagAGGCGTGCCGTCAGTAATTAAAACCAGAAGTAATGGGATCGTACCATTGATGGCAGAAGTTGTACCAAATGGAGTAGGAGCTAAATTACTTTACATGCAGTGGTACCCTGAATCGAGGATTGTCAGTGATAGCGTGTTTGGAGTCGATCCACTTTTCAATTCACCAAGCCTTTTATCAGAAAGAATGCGAGAGTTTGAAAGCCGCTATAGTATTTCTGACCTTTTTGGATCTCTAgcgaatgaaacaattgacaatTTCCGAGAAGCTCTTCTGTATTTTATTAACTTAACACGTACATTACAACTAAGGATTACATTATAACTGTGAAAAATTATTCTTTGTATTTCAATCTTCCTCTGCCCTGCTCCCATGTGTTAAGAAAATTACtaagaaacaattattttagAACAGCTATTTACTATATTAtacacttttataagaa
Above is a window of Hydractinia symbiolongicarpus strain clone_291-10 chromosome 3, HSymV2.1, whole genome shotgun sequence DNA encoding:
- the LOC130636108 gene encoding uncharacterized protein LOC130636108, with the translated sequence MEKVSMEYSSQPLNDKKTHKEISDIFKSMYPGVRGLSERSVKRFCSKHNMTSRKSQEEINRLTASAVREVGPTYGRKMMTGYIRQKHNLNVSQKRVAKALTIVSPANQERRRTETERLLNPVPYQADYFGHKLHIDQNEKVAMYGVTHVVAIDGHTRYVTAGTTMAIKNNFKIHENIYIKTLVTYGIPDQLRVDCGREFYLILGMQEHLAMLRGNQAIECYRQTESKQNLPIERFWVEVNCRVNYPLKTVLVFMENEEIIDMSNDCVKFCVSFVSCLVASYGLKIVISSWNNHPIPGRGVPSVIKTRSNGIVPLMAEVVPNGVGAKLLYMQWYPESRIVSDSVFGVDPLFNSPSLLSERMREFESRYSISDLFGSLANETIDNFREALLYFINLTRTLQLRITL